From a region of the Candidatus Brocadia sp. genome:
- a CDS encoding HEPN domain-containing protein, whose amino-acid sequence MYKTGRYIYVVYMAQQAIEKVVKALIEAEGKIIPFEHNLRRLLNITGSIRDFPDDWWTKIDFLSQYYLNARYKEDITILQNKITSEVAKEFLNFAKEVTEWCTLRIKSIEL is encoded by the coding sequence ATGTATAAGACGGGCAGGTATATATACGTGGTTTATATGGCTCAGCAGGCAATCGAAAAGGTGGTTAAGGCATTGATTGAGGCTGAGGGGAAAATAATCCCATTTGAACACAACCTCAGAAGACTTCTGAATATTACCGGGAGCATCAGGGATTTTCCTGATGATTGGTGGACAAAGATAGATTTTCTTAGTCAATACTATCTTAATGCCAGATACAAGGAAGATATAACTATACTTCAGAATAAAATAACGTCTGAAGTTGCAAAGGAATTTCTGAATTTTGCCAAGGAGGTTACCGAATGGTGTACACTAAGGATCAAATCAATAGAATTATAG